CCGCAGCCAGGTTTGTACAATATGGCTAAACCAAGCGTCTTCGTTAGAGGGGCGCCCCTCATTATCAACGTTTACAAGCGAAGTAGAGGCAAGGAGCGCGAGGGAAAGCGGGTGGCCGCGCGTTCGTAACCAGATGGAACGGATGGTCTCGTCTGACGCAATCCCGCATCTGAGCAAATAAGACCGGGCTGCCTCATAATCAAGATCCCGGATAGGAAGCGGGTAGATGGTTCGCTGCCAAGCCGGAAAAGCGCGCCAGGAGGGATGCAGGGCGAATCGGCCGCTTAGGATGATAATAATGCCTTCCGGCATCCGGTTTATGAAGCTGTCCCGCAGCCAGTGCTCCATTTCCCCGATTTCTTCGAATGTATCTAAGGCCAGAACAAAGGGCTTCCCCGCCCCGAGTATAACCTCCCGGCATAATTCAGTTAACGCTGCCGTGTCGTTTGGGCGCATCATTCCGGGTATCGGAGTATGAAGTGTCCGCAACAGAAAAATGCAGAACTCCGCTGGCGTATGGGCAAATAACCTGGTGTCTACCATAACAAACGGAATGTCCCTCTGCCTCGCTAATTGGTCGAATTCCCGAAGCAGCACGGTTTTTCCGACACCGCCGGTACCGTAAACGCTGATCATTCTCCTGACAGTAGACGGTGTCTCCAGCAATTCGATAAACAGCTGAACTTCCCGGTCCCTGCCATAAAGTTCTCTGCTGTGAGGAGCTTCAAATTTATCGGCAGGTCTAAGATACCCTTGCTCCTTAGCCATATTAGGGGATCACCTCTTGCCGCGGCTCAGGCGGCTCAACTTTGATTATATAAACATCTCATAGTGTAAACGTATTGAGTTACAATGGCTGTCGAATCCCGCGGGTTATAATTCAGCGTCAGTCGACAGTCAGTGAATCATCAGTCGACACCTTTCGTGCTAAATATATAATGAGAGATAAGGTATATTTACATATTGGTGGTGATTGCGATTTTATACGTTGCTGCTTTTTTGCTGTCCTTTGTAACGGTACTCGTGTTGATTCCTCCGTTCAGCAAGCTTGCGTTTAAGATTGATTTCGTAGACAGGCCCAGGAAAGATGTCGAGCGTAAGCTGCACCGGAAGCCGATCCCTCTGACGGCCGGTTATGCGATTTTTATTGGTTTTTTTATCGCTTATTTAGCCGTGGTACGGGATTTCTCCATGCAGACGGGGGCGATCTTTCTAGGCGGCTTATTGCTGCTGGCGATCGGTACGGTTGATGATTGGTATAAGACGAAAGGGAAGGATTTTCCCGCGCTGCCGAAGCTGATCGTTCAGCTCTCCGCCGCTGTCTTGGTTTACGCCTCGGGTGTTGTGTTTACCGGCTTTGTTAATCCGTTCTCCGGCCATTACGTTGAGCTTCCCGTCCTGTTGCAATTTGTTTTAACGACGCTGTGGATCTTTGGGGTGACGACGGTCATCAATTTCTCGGATGGGCTGGACGGGCTGGCGGGAGGGCTGTCCGCGATCTCCGCGATGACTCTGTTTATCGTAGCGCTGGCGATGGGGCAGTCGAACTCTGCTAATATGGCGATTATTCTAGTAGGCATAACCTTAGCTTACCTAAGATTCAACAAACCTCCGGCCAAAATATTTATGGGCGATGCGGGAGCGACTTTTCTCGGGTTTATGCTTGCCGTTATTTCGCTCGACGGGGCTTTCAAGCAAGCGACGGCGCTCTCTATTTTTATCCCAATCCTTGCTTTAGGGGTTCCGATCTTCGATAACTTGTATGTCATGCTGAAACGCTTCCTGCAAGGGAAGGCCATCTACCAGGCGGACGCGAGCCAGGCTCATTACCGTCTGCTGCGGGCGGGGCTTAATCATAAGCAGGCGCTCATGGTATTGTGTTTAATGGGTACATGCCTTGGCTTGTCCTCTATTATTCTTATGCTGGTAGAAATATAAAGTCTAAGGTCGGACGCCTGTTTAGGGTTTCCGGCCTTTTTTTTGTTATGTGTGTTTTTGTGGTATTCTAGAAGGAATAGTGTATTGAAGTCCGCAATATTGGGGGAGTATCCATGCTTATACATGACCGGCATCAACAAATCATACAGCTGCTTCATGAATCTCAGTCGGTCAAGACGGCCGATTTAATCGCGAGATTCGGCGTTTCGTTCGAGACGATCCGAAGAGATATGGAGTATCTGGAGCAGGAAGGTTTCTTGAAACGGGTTCATGGAGGGGCGACCTTGCCTCAGGCGGACTACCGGAAAGAGCTTCCCTTCACCGTGCGGGAGACGAAGAGGCATCCCGAGAAACGCGAATTGGCCCATACGGCTCTTCGTTTCGTGGAAGAGGGGCAATCCTTGTTCCTGGACGTGAGCACGACGAATACGGAGTTCGCCAAGGCCTTGGCGGCCCGTTTCGAACGGTTAACGATATTAACCAATTCCTTTCCGATCGCTTCGATTCTTATGTCTAAGCCTCAGTTCACGATTATTTTTGTCGGCGGGGTCGTGCGTAATTCGGAACAATGCGCGGTTGGAGATTATGCGGAGTCGTTTGTTTCCCAGTTCCATGCCGACCTGTTCTTCATGAGCATGAGCGGCATCTCCTTGACCGAAGGGCTGACGGATTACGGGATTAGCGAGATTCAATTGAAAAAGAGGATGCTGGAGCGGACGAGGCGGGTTATCGTGCTTGCGGACAGCAGCAAGTTTGATGTCGTATCGCTTACGCCGGTATGCGGACTGGATAAGATTGAGCGTATTATTACGGACTCCGGGCTAAGCCCGGATATCCTTGAGCGATACAAGAAAGCCGGAATTACTGTTGAATCCAAATAGGAGATTAGATACAAGAAGAGCCTTCCATGAGGGTTCTTTTTTTGTTTCCCCTTGGTTGCTCCTTTTTTAACCTCGACAGAGATTTTCTCAATTGACAGGGTGAAAAGCTCATGCTAACATTTGCGTAAAGTTGTATTTATGTGTGTTTGTGTGTGTTATTTGGATAGGTAATGGATTTGTGAGGAGGGGTCATTATTTCGCTTGCCGTACTGCTTGTATTAGGATCCGGCGTGGCTCATGCCATCTGGAATTTGCTCACGAAGAAGAGCGGGAATAAGCAATTGTTTTTGTTCATGATCTATATACCTGCTACTCTATTGCTTCTACCGGAATTTATAGCGGAGATCGTCTCCGTTCAAGTGCCGTTGTCCGGTTATGTTTTATTGGTCCTATCTCTGCTCATTCAGGCAGGGTATGCGTACTTCTTGTCTCGAACCTTAACCTTAGGCGACTTGTCCCAGGTGTACCCGATGATGAGAGGGATAGCGACCTTCCTGCTGCCTCTGTGCGGGGTTATATTCTTGAACGAGCGGTTGTCGACGTGGGGCTGGCTGGGTCTCGGATTAATTGCCCTGGGGTTCTTCCTGTTAAGCGGGTTTCATCGGAGGAAGCAGCGGTTTCAAGCCTCGGGGAAAGTACTGTCGTCTATTGTAGCCGTAGGATTTTGCACAATGGCCTATGTCATGGTAGACAAAGTGAACCTGCAGCATTTTTCGCCGGTTGTGCTGTTAGAGATATCGAATATCGGGTTTATGTTGGGGCTTGTCCCGTTTATCCGATTCCGGGAGATAGGCTGGGTCAAGGAGATAAAGGAAAACGGCAAGCTGCTTGTGGCGGGATCCATTTTGTCTCCGGGCTCTTACCTGTTGTTCTTATTTGCCATGAGCATGTCGCAGCTGACTTATGTAGCACCGCTTCGGGAAATTGGCACCGTCTTTGGGACCTTTATGGGCGTATGGCTGTTGAAGGAAGGAAAAGGCGCCTTGCGGCTAGCCTCCGCCAGCATCATTTTCGCCGGCATCCTGCTTGTGGGGATATTAGGAATTTAAGGAGGGTCTGAGAATGAGAAGTGAAGAGGGCAAAGAGAAGGCAAAGCTTCAATTTCAGGTGATTACCGATACGCATGTGAGAACGGATCCCGGACATACGCATAATGGCAATTTGGCGCGGGCACTCGAGGATATGAAACGGGAAGCGCCAGACAGCGACGGCATTATGCATGTAGGCGATATTACCGACCATGGGCATGCGGAAGAGTATGAAGAGTTTCGTAAAATATGGCGGGAGCATGGAGAAGGACTGCCAGCCGCTTATTTTGCTTCCGGCAATCATGATGTCGGCGGGGGAGAATGGCCTTCGCGACTGGGCGCTTATCTGAATGCCACGGAGATGGGCGGGCCGTATCACGATCACTGGGTGAAGGGATATTCTTTTATCTTTCTCGGAACCGAGCAGGGGTTAGACCTATTCTCGTTCCTTTCGGAAGCGCAGCTGTCTTGGCTGGATGGCAAGTTAGAGGAGAGTAAGAGCCTTAATCGCCCCGCCTTCGTGTTTCTGCATCAGCCGCTTAAGGATACGGTTGCCGGCTCCTACGAGTCGCAGAACTGGTACGGCGTGACCCAAGATGAACAGCTTAAGGAAGTATTGTCCAGACACAGGCATGCCATTCTGTTTACCGGACATACGCATTGGGAGCTGGAAGCGCCTCATACCCTGTATGACGATGAACAATTGCCCCGCATGTTTAATGCGGCATCCGTTGCTTACCTCTGGACGGATGAAGACGAGCATAAGGACGGCAGCCAGGGGCTGTTCGTAGAAGTATACGAGGATCGTATCATCGTCCGAGGGCGGGATTTTGCCGCGGGCCAATGGCTCGAGAAGGTTCGGTATGAGTGGGAGATTCCGGAGTGACCAGCTATAGCTATGTAAAAAGGGGATATCGCCGTAGAAGCGAATTCCCTTTGTTTGTAACTAAACGAGGCTAATCATTAACCCAAGAAAGCGATCGAACGTTTTACTTTTTTAGCAAACTCAATAGGATTATCAATGGACTCCCAGTGAACGTACATGAGCCGCGGGTTCTCGAACAACCAGTGATTATGAACGGCCGTAACTTTAATGCCGTTCCTGCGAAGATTGGACAGCAAGCGATTGACCTGGTTTTGGAAAAGCGCTGTTTCTCCCAGACAGAGGGCTCGTCCGGAACTGTCCAATGACTCAAACGAGAACAATTGATAACGAACGAGAGGGGACGCGGTGCGTTTTCCTAAAATAGAGGCTTTTATTACTCTGTTTCTTGTAACGAAACAAACCGGTCCTTTCGTAATTTCATGCTCTGTCCCGCCCAAAATGGAGGAGAATCGGTTGCAAATTTTTATAAACTGAGGACTTGCCTTTACAGGTTGCGCCATTTACGGATCATCCTTTCATGATTAGAAATAAAAAAATGCTCAAACATTAGCCGAGGAATGCGATAGATGCCTTGGTTTTCTTGGCGAACTCTACAGGATCCATATTAGCTTCCCAGTGCATATACATTAAGCGCGGGTTCTCGTTAAGCCAGTGATTATGAAGAGAAGTTACTTTGATTCCGCGTTTGCGAAGATTCGACATCAATCGATTAACCTGATTTTGATGCACGGCAGTCTCGCCTAAACAAAGCGCGCGGCCCGAAGCGCTTAGAGACTCGAACGAGAACATTTGCATTTGAACCAAAGGCGAACGGGTTCTTCTGCCCAAAATGGTCTCTTTTAAGTTCGTCATCCTCGTGACAAAACAAACCGGACCTGCTTCAATCTCCGATTCACCTCCCAGAATTTTCGAGAATTGATTGCACAGCCTTGTGAATTGCGGACTTACTTTTACTTTTTGCGCCATATAAATCCTCCTTTAATCAGTACTGCTGTAATCTATGATGAATCTAGTAAAGCGCGCTGTGCGGATTTACTAGATTTAAGAAAATGTCCTATTGGCGCTCCTAGCCATTCCCTTATAACTGCAAAACGTCATCCGCTAACATTGGCGGAATTTGACCTATGGTCTAGACCAAAGACGAGCCGAAGTGCTGGAGCTGTCCGAGCTCCAAAGCGTCCGTTAATGTTGAACAAGCGCTATAAACAGGGCCGGGAATGCTCACGCTTTGGTGCGCATTCCCGGCCCTGTTTCTTTCGAAACAACTAAATTATTGTTAATCTGTATGGAAATCATTCCAAACCATCGTCTTCTCAACCTGAAATCGTGAAGATACACGTACCGGAACAGCCGCTTTGCCAATTGCGATGGTTGATGACATTGATCTTCAACTCCTTGAATGGTTTACAGCGTTTAGTTTCTGGCTATTCTCGTGTCCGGCTGTCTTTTTCCGGCCAAGTCTGTTCGTGCCGATAACCCCGGCAATGATCAGCACCGAGCCGATCAGATGATAAATCGTAATTTCTTCCCCAAGGAACACGGCTCCGGCCGTCATCGACACGATGGTAGAGAGATTGGCGAATACGCTCATTTTCGATGCCTCCATCTTGGATAAAATGTAATTGGAGGTTAGTGCCGTTAACAGGGAGGATACGATGCCCAGGAAGATAAGCGACGCAATAAAGGTTCCGCTCGCCAGAGGCGCGAATATATGGGAAAGGGTCCCGGCTGAGGCATGGCTCGTCAATGATGTAACCGTAAAAAAGACAAAGCCGATGCCCATCATCAAATAAGTGATTTCCGCCGGGCTGAACTGCCTGGACAATGAACGGGCCAGAACGGTATAGCCGGCAAAAGCAAAGCAGGTCAGCAATAGCAGCGAAATGCCAAGCAGATTGGACAGATCAATGCTGCTGCCTTTCATAACAAAGATAAAGACCACCCCAAACACCGACAGGAAGATCGACAGCTTCTGTAGAACGGTCGTGGTTTCTTTCAGGAACATAGAGGCAATAATCATCGTAACGACCGGCGTGAATGCATACAGAATGCCGCCCTCCGCCGAGTTGGCATGCTGCAGCCCGTACCCTTGAAGCGTAAAGAACCCAAGCGGATACATGGATGCCAGCAGCAGCACTTTACGGAGCGGCTTGCCGCGGTAGGAAAGCTTAATCCAGCCGAATAACACGGGGATGGACATAACCAAAAACGATGAGGTAAAACGAAAAGCCAGCGTATCGAGTGGACTGGCGTAATCCAGTGCCGTCTTGGCGAATAAAAAAGATAATCCGATAATGACCGCGTTAAGCACGGCGAGGAAATAGGGAAGCCTCATTTCCTTGTGACCCATGTTGCATCATCCTCTCAGAGCTTACGGCAGCGTGTTCGCGAACGTCTGTAACCGTTGATTTGAAGATACGGGATTTCGGTTACCCAAACAACGCCGTTTTACCCTAACTGTATCGATACAGTTGGGCTGAAGCGCATGGAGGACAGAATGAAAAAATATAATTTGATCCTATCCGATATGGAAGAGAAAATCCGGCAGGGAAAATACCGTCCCGGTCAAAAGCTGCCCTCCGTCCGCATTGCCGCGGAAGCCTACGGATGCAGCATCAGCACCATTACGAGGGCTTACGCGGAGTTGGAAAAACGCCACGTTATTTATTCGGTGCCGCAAAGCGGGTACTACGTTGTTGTGAAGCCCGGCGATTGGCGCGATGAGCGGGACAGCAGCATGATCTACTTCGCGACGGTCCTGCCGGACCTGGACGCATTTCCTTATTTGGATTTTCAGCATTGTCTCAACAAAGCGATCGATATTTATAAATACGACCTGTTTACTTACGGCGATCCGCTGGGGCTGGAGTCCTTCCGTCACACGCTTGTTTCGCATTTGGCCAGTGATCAGGTGTTCACCAAAGTAGAGAGAATCTTCGTCACCTCCGGCGCGCAGCAGGCGCTGGAGATATTGGCGAAGATGCCGTTCCCAAACGGCGGGGAAGCCGTGCTCTTAGAGCAGCCCAGCTATGACCGGTATTTGCGGTTTCTGGAGACGGAGAATATTCCGGTGCATGGCATCGCCCGAACGGCATCGGGCATCGATCTTCAGGAGCTCGAGCATTGGTTCAAGAGCGGCAGCATCAAATTCTTTTACACGATGTCGAGGTATCATAATCCGCTTGGCACTTCGTATAACGCGGAGGAACGGAGAACAATGGCCAAGCTGGCCGGCAAATACGGCGTCTACATCCTGGAGGACGATTATATGGCCGACCTTGGGGCAGACCGGCAATTGGGCCCGATTTACGCCTCCGATGGAGGCGAGTATGTCATTTATGTAAAAAGCTTCTCCAAGATTATCTTCCCTGGCTTGCGGTTAGGCGCAATCGTATTGCCGGAAAGGCTGCTTAAGACCTTTTATGCCTATAAAATATACCCCGATACCTCGCTGCTCTCCCAGGCGGCGCTTGAGGTGTATATCAAGAACGGCATGTACGAACGGCATAAGCATAAGATAGCGGGCTTGTACGCGGCGAGAATGTTGGCCTTGAACGAATCGGTGAAGCGGCATAACGAGCCGGGATTAATGGAGGTTCCGGATATCCGTTCGGGGATATACACGCATTTCAAGCTGAAGCAGACGGTGAACGTAGAGCAACTATTGAAGCGCCTTGCGGAAAGGAACGTCAGCGTCGTGTCCGGCAAGGGATTCTACCTGTCCAATTATCTGGATAAGGAGAAGTTTCTGCGGATCAGCATTTCCCAGACCGGACCTGAGCAGATTGAAGAAGGAGTCCGAATAATTACGGAAGAGGCGCGTAAGGGAAGCTGATGAGCGTGGAAGGACGTTGCTTAAGGGAATAGCTGGGACAAGTCCTCCATTCTGCCGCGGGTAATGAATTCGGACGGCGATAGGCCGACATGCTTCTTGAACATCCGAAAAAAATACGAAGGATCGTAGTAACCCAAGTATTGAGCGATGTCCGCAACGGTCATGTCGGAGTGGAGCAGGAGACGACAGGCTTCAAGCAGGCGCAGCTGATGCATATAGCGGATGGGTGATTGGCCGAATACCTCTTTGAACAGAGCGGTGGTGTAATTCGGAGAACGATGAATAAGCTCCCCAAGCTGTTCGATCTCCACATGCTCGCGGTAATGGTCCAGCAAATACTGCTTCACCAGCTGCGCGTATAGCATCTTGGCGGGAGTTACCTCCGGCTTCTCCAGTTCTCTCGCAAGCAGGCCGACAAGCTCCTGCGTTAGTCCGAGGCAAATATAAGAGCGAAAGCTGCGGCCGCCCCTCATCTCTTCGAACAGCTTCATGAATCTGCGCTGCATGTAATGGAGGTTGGACAGCCGGAATCGGATAAATTCGCCTTGATCAAAAAAAGGGATACCCAGCTTGCTTCCAGGCTCCGTCGTAATCAAAACCGTGTATTTCTGATGAGGAATGGCGGGAATGGTATCCCCGCTGCGAAGCGTGGATTGCGGGATGTACAGGAAATCTCCCCGTTCAGCAATAATCTCCTGCCCATTAATGGTGTATTTCACTTTACCGTCCGTAACCAGAACAAGGACATGATAGCTGAGCACCTCGCTTTGGGTGCGCCAATTCGGAATGCGGTCGTCGAAATTTACGCTTAACAGCTGCAGCATGAGATCCCCGTCCTTTGCAGTGATTTCTTATCAAATACTAGCAAAACAACCGGTTCGGGTAAATGGCAGATCTTAACCTTATCCGCATATAGAACCGTTGAAATGTACATGGACAGGATGGAATGTACGTCGACCCGGCCGAGGCTCCAAACCTATAATACGGGTACAGCCATAATGGCAAACGGATTAAAGGAGAGGAGCATGATTATGAGGATTTTGCTGCTGGATTTGGATTCGACAAGGCCGGATCATCTGGGGTGCTACGGTTACCCCCGCCAAACATCTCCGAATATTGACCGGATCGCCGCGCAGGGCGTCCGGTTCGATAATTACTATACCTCCGACGCGCCTTGCTTCCCATCCCGAACGGCTTTAATGACCGGACGGTTTGGCATTCATAACGGAGTTGTGGGGCATGGCGGGTCTGCCGCGGACGTTCGTCATGAAGGCGCATCAAGGGATTTTCGCGACCGGCTTGCGTCCGAAAGCTTCCCAGCCTTGTTCCGGCAGGCGGGAATGCGTACCGCGCTTGTCAGCCCGTTTGGGGAGAGACATTCCGCATGGACCTTTTATGCCGGATTTAACGAAATCTACAATACGGGCAAAGGCGGAATGGAATCCGCGGAGGAAGTAACGCCTGTTGTCCTGGACTGGATTGACCGGAACGCGGAGCAGGATAACTGGATGCTGTACGTCAATTATTGGGATCCGCATACCCCGTACCGGGCGCCGGAATCGTTCGGCAATCCCTTTAAGGATGATCCGCTGCCGGAGTGGATTACAGGCGAAGTGCTTGATAAGCACATGCGCAAGGTAGGACCGCATAGCGCAAGCGAAATCAACATGTACGATAATGCTACTTCGCCGAATTATCCGAGACATCCGGGAGATATCCGCAGCCGGGATGATCTGAGACGCATGGTGGATGGTTATGATTGCGGCGTCCGCTTCATGGATGAGAACATCGGCCAATTATTTGCCTTGCTTGAGAAAAAAGGCGTCATGGAGGAGCTTATCATCATTATTACGGCCGATCATGGCGAGAACATGGGCGAGCTTGGGATATACGGGGAGCATGGTACGGCGGATCAGGGTACCTGCCGGATTCCGATGATTATTCGCTGGCCGGGCATGCAGAAGGGAATTGTCGATAAGGGCCTCCATTACCATTTGGATCTGCCGCCAACGATAGCCGAGCTCCTCGGCCGGCAGCCTATGCCAAGCTGGGACGGTTCGAGCTACGCGAAGGTGCTGCAGTCCGGCGAAGAAGCGGGACGAGAATATCTGGTTGTGTCGCAATGCGCGCATGTATGCCAGCGGAGCGTACGGTTCGGCGATTGGCTCTACATCCGCACGTATCATGACGGCTATCATCTGTTTGACAAGGAGATGCTGTTCCATATTGCCGAGGACCCGCATGAACAGATCAATCTTGCGGCGGAGCGGCAGGATCTGTGCAGGGAAGCGGTCTATTGGCTGAACGATTGGCATGACCGGATGATGACCTCAATGCCGTATGATACGGATCCGCTGTGGACGGTCATGAAGGAGGGCGGTCCTTATCATGCGAAGGGGTCGCTGCCTCGTTACTTGAAGCGGCTTGAGCAGACGGGACGAGGAGATGCCGTGCCGGAGCTGATCCGCAGGCACCCTCGTGAAATAGAGGGGAAAGATAAGCTGTAAATCTAAAGAGACCAGCCCAGTAGTCAACACTTGTTGACGACGGGCTGGTCTCTTTTTGTCTGTCTACGGTTACGTTGGATTTCGTCCACTATAATAGCCCAATCAAGCACGAAAGAAGCATCTACGTTGGAATTCATCCACTAGAATCAGCAGATTTGGTGTTTGGAGCATCAATTTGAGAGTTCCAATCTAGCCTCAAATAAAGTCCTTATGCTTCAAATCTATTGGATGAAATCCAACGTAGCTCTGATCAAGGCGCAGCATAATCTCTATAACCTTAGTACGAGCCCGATGCGTCAGCATCCTGCAAGTCAGTTAATAAGCCCCGACCTTCGGCAAGCTCTTGAAGTCTTGACCGGACGGGTTCTGGAAGACATGTAATCCAAATTCCGGCGCAACGGCCAGAACATGATCGAAGATATCCGATTGAACGCCTTCGTAGACGGCCCAGCTAATATCATTGGTGAAGGCATATATTTCGAGAGGCAGTCCATTCTCCGCTGGGGCGAGCTGTCTGACGATCCGCGTCATGCCTTTATGGATTTTTGGATGCTGTTCTACATAACGCTCAACATAAGCCCTGAACACGCCGATATTCGTCATGGCTCTGCCGTTCACCGAAACGGTAGGGTCAATCTCGTTTTCCAGGTTGTAATGAATGATCTCCCTTTCTTTATCAAGGATATATTCGCTCAGGAGATGAATTTTCTTGAATTTCTCAATCATTTCGGGCGTGCAAAAGGCGATGCTGTTCATATCGATGTACACGGCTCGTTTAATGCGCCGGCCGCCGGCATCCTGCATGCCTCTCCAGTTCTTGAACGAATCCGAAATAAGGGCATACGAAGGGATGGTGGTGATCGTCTTATCGAAGTTCTGCACCTTGACGGTATGCAGCGAAATATCAATGATATCTCCGTCCGCTCCATACTTGGGCATTTCAATCCAATCGCCTACTTGGACCATATCGTTAGTTGACAATTGAATGCCCGCAACCAGGCCAAGCAGCGAATCCTTAAAGATGAGCAGCATAACGGCGGACAAGGCGCCAATCCCGCTGATAAGAATAACGGGGCTTTCGC
This region of Paenibacillus sp. JDR-2 genomic DNA includes:
- a CDS encoding mechanosensitive ion channel family protein, with translation MNYIKDLLVDLGVNTNLAVYLASIAIVIIAGIVSIAANFVTKKVVLRIVSHYIRNNRYRWDNYLLDRKVFHKLSHIVPAIILYYFSFSFSAYHSLILKGITIYLIIVVLLVLDAFLNAVNDIYRTYDISRSRPIKGYVQVVKIFLFIIGGILAISNLIGESPVILISGIGALSAVMLLIFKDSLLGLVAGIQLSTNDMVQVGDWIEMPKYGADGDIIDISLHTVKVQNFDKTITTIPSYALISDSFKNWRGMQDAGGRRIKRAVYIDMNSIAFCTPEMIEKFKKIHLLSEYILDKEREIIHYNLENEIDPTVSVNGRAMTNIGVFRAYVERYVEQHPKIHKGMTRIVRQLAPAENGLPLEIYAFTNDISWAVYEGVQSDIFDHVLAVAPEFGLHVFQNPSGQDFKSLPKVGAY